The nucleotide window CTAGGATACTGTATTCTTTTGGACTCAGATTAATGACTTGATCTTGGTAAGTTACCTTAATTAAAATCGGATCGAATTGTAAAGCTCCCCAAGTTAAAATCGAAGGAAATCTTTTAATATCCTGACGACGGATGAGTGCGCGAATTCGTGCCAGTAATTGCTCAACATCAAAAGGCTTTGTCACATAGTCATCTGCTCCCGCATCTAACCCAGTAATCACATCTTCGTCTGAATTTTTAGCAGTCAACATAATAATTGGAGTTTCACATCCTGAATCCCGTAATTGATGACATAAGCTCAATCCATCCAATATAGGAATTATAACATCGAGCAAAATCAGACTATATTTTCCCATTAGAGCGAATTCTAAGCCTAGCTCTCCATCTGTCACCAAATCCACCGTATATCGATTGGCTATCAGCTTTGTTGAGATAAGCTGACTAATAAAGGGATCATCTTCAATTAAGAGAATCTTCATGGCACAAATAATATAATAAAGGTTTTAAATTTTGTTTTGATACCTAATGATAAAAGAATTCATACCCCTTAAGATATAACTCTCTTATAATTTTCTTATTTTTTAATGTTAGTCTTACAGCGCCAATATATCTATAGCAATACTTTAAGTTTTCTTAACATAAGGAGTTTACTTAACTATGACCCTCATGAAACGGTGTTTAGCCGAGTTTATAGGAACATTTTGGTTAGTTCTCGGAGGATGTGGAAGTGCCGTCTTAGCAGCAACCTTTACCGCTAAAGATGTCACTCTGGGTCTAGATACCTCTTTTCCTTTGGGAATTAGTTTTCTCGGGGTAGCTTTGGCCTTCGGATTAACCGTATTTACGATGGCTTATGCAGTCGGGCATATTTCTGGCGGACATTTTAATCCGGCTGTTTCCTTTGGATTGTGGGCCGGTAAACGTTTTTCGGGTTCTGATTTATTGCCCTATATTGTGGCTCAGGTGTTAGGAGGTATCGTCGCAGCAATCATCATCTTAATTATCGCCAGTGGTAATCCCGACTTTGCTCTGGGTGGTGCTAATCCTCTCGCTACCAATGGTTATGGCGCTCATTCTCCTGGGGGTTACTCTCTGTTATCCTGTTTAATCTGTGAAATCGTGCTGACGTTTATGTTTCTTCTGATTATTTTAGGGGTGACTGACCGTCGCGCGTCTGTAGGATTTGCTCCGGCTGCTATTGGTTTGGCTTTAACTTTAATTCATTTAATTAGTATTCCTGTCACCAATACCTCTGTTAATCCGGCTCGAAGTACAGGGGTAGCCTTATTCTGTGGTAATGCAGAATTAATCGCTCAATTATGGATGTTTTGGGTTGCTCCCATTATTGGAGCTATTCTAGCGGGATGGTTATATCTTGCTATCTTTGCTGAATCGAGAATTCCTGCATCCGTCAACCCGGAAGTCGAAAGAATTTCTTAATCTGTAATCTAGGTTAAGAGGATCATACCAAGGTGATTGCACTGCGATCGCCTTTTTTATTGTGTAGTTTTAATTTCTTTCAATGGAAAAACCAGTTAATTTAAGGCTTCAATTAATTAAAACTCTTTGTTCTATTTATGTTCTAATTGACTCTCGTTATTGAATGTTAAAGGATTTTTTATAATGTCGTTAATTAGATGCGTTTCCCCTAAGATAAGATTTAACATTACGATTAAATGTTAAACAACTGCTAATTTAGCCACGCCAAAATTAGTGTGTCTGCGTGAATTTTATTCATTCCAATTTACTACATGACTGGAGCGCAAAAAGTCATCGTGCCAAGAACAAATTAATCCGAACTCTCCGGGGTCAATTAATGGTTCTACAGGAAGATTACGTTCCCATCCGTTTGCTGTTCGTCGGATTTTATATAATTGAACCGTTCCAATATATCTTACCCCTGGGATAGTTTGTAACAATTTAACAATATCTGAATGATAAACCGGACGGCCAAAAGGCCACCCAGTTCCTTCAATCCCGCCTGTAATAGGGTTTAAAAAGCGATAAAGAGCAATTTCTATGTTTGCTAAAATGGTTGGTGCTGCTATTGGTGTATTATATTCTGGTTCTAACGTTACCTCTGTTTGAACGGCAACTCCCACATATTCTGGTTGATCGTATAATATTTCTACCCCTAATAAGCGCCGTCGCTCTAAATAGTCTTTAACTTGCTCGAGTAAGGATGGAGATAGACTCAAGCGATCAGGATGAATCCCTTCTCTGCGTTCAATTGCTGTAGTGTCGGCATTACTGACCAATAATAAACGAACTTGACCGGATTTAAGCGAATTCCGGGATTGTTGTAAGAGATGGCTTTTAATTTGATGTAAAAGGGTTATAGGTAACTTAACGGCTTCATCTTGGGGAGATAAAGCTTGATAGCGTTCGATTTCTCGGACAAGGGCTTGACTTCCCACTAAAGACAAAGTATCGTTATCGTATGTGCTTTCTTTATTAGTTGGAAATAAGCAGCGAACACGAGTGATCGCCCCTCTGCCAGCTTCAAAGGCTAAATGCTCAAAATCCTCTGGGGTTACTGCTCGATCACGGGTTCGCAACATACGTGGCACGCGAATGACCACATCTTCTAAAGATTCTGCATCTGCACCATTATAAGTGGGTTGATGGTTAATCAGGTGAGAAATATAGGGAACAGCCGATTTAACGATAGTAATCGTTGATTTTTGCACATTTCCGCCTTGTCCTCCTCCCGTTCGATAGCTAACAAAAGAAATCATTGATCCTTTAGGGGGAACTGCCCCATATTGCCGTTCTAGAGGTTGTTCTTCTAAGGGATTAATAGTATTAGATAGGGGTGTTCCTCGTTGGTGATGGGATCTTAACTGAGTTTGTTTTTTGAGTTGACTAGGTTCTCGAATCAAAGGACCTAATTGAATTTCTCCTGTTAGGGAATCAAGGGTATAATGGCGATCATCGGGTCCTGAGTCAGCGAAATCATTAACTTCTTGCCAGCGCTGGGGTAGTCCTTCTGGAGGAGTGACTAAAAGATATTCTCCTTCATGGCGAGGAAGAATTGGTGTAACTAGTAATTGAAATTTTTGCCCTGGTATTGCGTCACTTGTTCCTAAATTTTCTTCCTTGATAATAATTTCTTGAGAAATGGGAACAGTCCCGCCAATTGATCGCACATTCATTCCCATCAGGCGTGGCGATCTTAAATAACCTGTCTGTTCGTCATTAGGAGGGGTATAGCAACAGCGTAACCAATGACCTTGATAGTTGCCAAACTGTACGGAGGGAAAATTCAGTGGCAGATGTAAGATCAGATCAGCACCGAAGAAGGGATCGCCTCCTTGTTGAGTAAAATGACTGAAACTTAAACCATCGGTGCGATCATCGGCTTCTGACAATAAAACCTCTTGCCAATCGTTGCCATTCCAAGCTTCCCAGCGCCGAGGAGGATGATTTGGGTTAATACCAGTTGCAGTGGCGGCTTCTCCTTTAAAGGTAA belongs to Gloeothece citriformis PCC 7424 and includes:
- the aqpZ gene encoding aquaporin Z, translated to MKRCLAEFIGTFWLVLGGCGSAVLAATFTAKDVTLGLDTSFPLGISFLGVALAFGLTVFTMAYAVGHISGGHFNPAVSFGLWAGKRFSGSDLLPYIVAQVLGGIVAAIIILIIASGNPDFALGGANPLATNGYGAHSPGGYSLLSCLICEIVLTFMFLLIILGVTDRRASVGFAPAAIGLALTLIHLISIPVTNTSVNPARSTGVALFCGNAELIAQLWMFWVAPIIGAILAGWLYLAIFAESRIPASVNPEVERIS
- a CDS encoding putative baseplate assembly protein translates to MEFDFLPKLPKSNLDDRLYQDLVEECLLRIPRYCPEWTNYNPSDPGVTLIELFAWLTDQMLLRFNQVPLRHYIAFLELLGIRLQPPTPASGEVTFYLTTSFTSPYTIPAYTEVATPRTETEEAVVFSTIKPLIIGNPQIRHFLTAITPEIGVQSLNDRLSQYWNRQVTGEWNGPQLLVFEDPPQPGNCYYIVLEPNPSLDGNVIALTFKGEAATATGINPNHPPRRWEAWNGNDWQEVLLSEADDRTDGLSFSHFTQQGGDPFFGADLILHLPLNFPSVQFGNYQGHWLRCCYTPPNDEQTGYLRSPRLMGMNVRSIGGTVPISQEIIIKEENLGTSDAIPGQKFQLLVTPILPRHEGEYLLVTPPEGLPQRWQEVNDFADSGPDDRHYTLDSLTGEIQLGPLIREPSQLKKQTQLRSHHQRGTPLSNTINPLEEQPLERQYGAVPPKGSMISFVSYRTGGGQGGNVQKSTITIVKSAVPYISHLINHQPTYNGADAESLEDVVIRVPRMLRTRDRAVTPEDFEHLAFEAGRGAITRVRCLFPTNKESTYDNDTLSLVGSQALVREIERYQALSPQDEAVKLPITLLHQIKSHLLQQSRNSLKSGQVRLLLVSNADTTAIERREGIHPDRLSLSPSLLEQVKDYLERRRLLGVEILYDQPEYVGVAVQTEVTLEPEYNTPIAAPTILANIEIALYRFLNPITGGIEGTGWPFGRPVYHSDIVKLLQTIPGVRYIGTVQLYKIRRTANGWERNLPVEPLIDPGEFGLICSWHDDFLRSSHVVNWNE